In the genome of Candidatus Paceibacterota bacterium, the window GAGGAGAGGTTTGCACTGGAGGAGAGGTTTTGGCGGTTGCGCGAAGATATTTTTCGCCATTCGCCACTGCGCTCTAACGGTCCCGACATTTACGTGTTTTTTGACCTTCCGCCCCTGGTTGCATATCAACGGATGGCGGGCGATTCGGCTCGCACGAAGACCCATTTCGACCTACGTCCGATTGAATATCATGAGCGTGTTCGTGATGGGTTTAGTGATTTTGCGAGGCAATGTAGTACGGCAGTTATTGTCGACGCCAACCGAAAACCCGAAGAAGTTCACGAAGAGGTCTGGAGTATTGTTTCGGAAGAGCTTGGTTTGGCCTAGAAGACAACCAAGTAAAAATCCGTGTTTGCCAGCTGGCGACACGGATTTTTTCATGAAATATAATAATGTTTTGAATACACGTAAACAAAAAAAACACCGATTCTTAAAAACAATTAGTCATGCTAGAATCGCCTTATGGTGATTCATTTTTTGAGAGAAAAATTAAACTATGTACTCAAAGATACTTTTCCAGAGAGTGGAGAAATTTCTTTTAATATTTCAGCAGATAATCGCTATGGTGACTACACGACCAATATTGCGATGGTGGCAAAAGCTGAAAATAAAACCTCTAAAGAAGTAGCGGAGATTTTTATTGGAAAATTAAAAGAAGATAAAGATTTTAATGAAGTCGTAAGTGAAATAAACATAGCCGGCCCTGGGTTTATAAATTTCACTCTTTCGTCTGAGGCAATATTGAAAGAACTCTCAAAAACTATAGAGGCGACAGAAAAAGGTTTTGATTTTATAAAAGACAAAAAAATAAATATTGAGTTTATTTCTGCTAATCCAACTGGTGCTTTGCATTTAGGTCATGGGCGCGGGGCTTTTTATGGAGATAGCTTGGCAAATATTTTCTCTCTCGCAGGAGGAGATGTTGTCCGTGAATATTATGTGAATGATTCTCGTGAGAGTAATCAAATCAAGGAGCTTGGCAAATTGGCTCTAGGAGTAGGGGAACAATACAAAACCGAAAAGACAATTGCGCTTATTGAGCAAAATGATTTTTTGCAGATGAGTGAAGTGGACGCTGGTTTTAAATTAGCCACATTAATACAAAGAGAGAACAGAGATTTTGTTGAAGAAAAACTTGGAGTTCGTTTTGATGAATGGTATTCCGAAGACGGGAAACTAAGAGCTAGTGGCTCAAATCAAAAGATGTTCGATGAGCTAAAAGAGAAAAATTTTGTTTATGAAAAAGAAGGAGCTTGGTGGGCAAAAACAACTGAGTATGGCGACGATGAAGACAGAGTCGTGCTCCGAAGTGACGGGACATTTTCTTATTTTCTTTCAGATATTTCTTATCACGCAGATAAGTTTTCTCGAAAGCACAAAGAGGTAATTGATGTTTGGGGGGCGGATCATCACGGTCACGTAATGAGAATGATGGCTATTAAAAAAATGCTCGGTTGGGAGGGGGATTTTAAGGTTTTCATTACCCAGTTAGTTTCGCTTAAAGAAAATGGGGAAGTGGCAAAGATGTCCAAACGTGCAGGCAATGTTGTTCTGCTTGAAGATTTGGTAAATGAAATAGGCCTAGATGTTGTGCGCTGGTTTTACAATGAGCGCGCGCTCAATACCCACATGGAGTTTGATGTCGCACTAGCGAAAGAACGCTCAGAAAAAAATCCTGTATTTTATGTGCAATATGCGCACGCAAGAATGGCTTCCATTGTTGTAAATTGTTCCGCGCTCACTGAAAACGATACATCACTCTCTGCTGTTTTGGAGAATAAATCAGCACGTGTGCTTGCGACGAAACTGATTCAGTTTTCGGAAATGGTTGAATCAACTACAGAGGATTGTCAGGTTAACCATCTGACGACATATGCTTACGAGTTGGCCTCATTATTCTCTCAGTTTTATCGCGATGTTCGTGTTATAGAGGAAGATAAATATAATAAAGGAGCATTAGAACTTGTGCAGTCGACACGGACAGTTTTGGCAAAAACATTGGCACTTTTGGGAATCTCTGCTCCCGAGAAGATGTAATGCTAATATAAGAAAGATATGGAAGAAGAAAAGAAAGAAACACAAGTTTCCCTAAACGAAAAAAGAATTCTTAAGTTTTGGAAAGAAAACCAAATTTTCGAGAAAACTTTAGAGAAAAAAACTAATGATAAGTTTGTTTTTTACGATGGGCCACCTTTTGCGACAGGGGAGCCACACTACGGACATGTTTTAGCTGGAACAATAAAAGATGCTATTCCGCGCTACCAAACAATGCGTGGTAATTATGTTCGTAGGCAATGGGGTTGGGATTGCCACGGTCTTCCAATAGAAAACTTGATTGAGCAGGAATTAAATCTTGGTCATAAAAAAGATATTGAAGAATATGGTATCGATAAGTTTAATGGGGCGGCACAGAATGCGGTTCTTCGTTTTGATTCCAATTGGAAAGAGGTTGTTCCAAGACTCGGTCGTTTTGTGGACATGGAGCACGCTTATAAAACAATGGATGCGACCTACACAGAATCTATTTGGTGGGCGTTTAAGACACTTCACGATAAAGGTTTTGTTTATGAGGGACATAAAATTATGTATGTTTGTCCACGTTGCGAAACACCGCTTGCTCAGTCAGAGGTAGCCGATGGCTATACAGATGTGACAGATATTTCTGTAACTGCGAAGTTTGAGTTAGTCGATGAGCCAGGGACTTATCTTTTGGCGTGGACAACGACACCATGGACATTGCCAGGGAACGTCGCGATTGCGGTGAATAAAGATATTGATTATGTAAAAGTTGAGAACGAAGGTGTGAATTATATTGTTGCGAAAGAGAGATTAGATTTTGTTTTT includes:
- the argS gene encoding arginine--tRNA ligase; this translates as MVIHFLREKLNYVLKDTFPESGEISFNISADNRYGDYTTNIAMVAKAENKTSKEVAEIFIGKLKEDKDFNEVVSEINIAGPGFINFTLSSEAILKELSKTIEATEKGFDFIKDKKINIEFISANPTGALHLGHGRGAFYGDSLANIFSLAGGDVVREYYVNDSRESNQIKELGKLALGVGEQYKTEKTIALIEQNDFLQMSEVDAGFKLATLIQRENRDFVEEKLGVRFDEWYSEDGKLRASGSNQKMFDELKEKNFVYEKEGAWWAKTTEYGDDEDRVVLRSDGTFSYFLSDISYHADKFSRKHKEVIDVWGADHHGHVMRMMAIKKMLGWEGDFKVFITQLVSLKENGEVAKMSKRAGNVVLLEDLVNEIGLDVVRWFYNERALNTHMEFDVALAKERSEKNPVFYVQYAHARMASIVVNCSALTENDTSLSAVLENKSARVLATKLIQFSEMVESTTEDCQVNHLTTYAYELASLFSQFYRDVRVIEEDKYNKGALELVQSTRTVLAKTLALLGISAPEKM